The proteins below are encoded in one region of Gambusia affinis linkage group LG07, SWU_Gaff_1.0, whole genome shotgun sequence:
- the slc5a8l gene encoding sodium-coupled monocarboxylate transporter 1 produces the protein MVGTGGPVATFSIWDYVVFAGTILGAASIGLFQAIRSRKETSSAEFLLGGRQMTAVPVAMSLTASFMSGITVIGTPAEAYRFGIAFWTFGFSYAIMSVITAELFVPLFYRLGITSAYEYLEHRFNRIIRLIGTSMYIVQTALYTGLVIYAPALALNQITGLDLWGVLVATGVVCIIYCTLGGLKAVIWTDVLQMVIMLAGFVAVIARGAVIQGGLSTIWEDAAKGGRLVAFDFDPDPLKRHTFWTIVIGGSIMWVSIYSINQSQVQRYISCKTLGQAKLSLYINMVGLWATVSLAMFSGLTMYSIYKNCDPLSNGDIGTSDQLLPYLVMDILAVYPGIPGLFVAAAYSGTLSTVSSSINALVAVTVEDFIFPFYKDFTHKQVTWMNMGLSVFFGGLCIGMAGVASAMGSVLQAALSIFGMISGPLLGLYLLGMLFRTTNSTGGLGGLITGLVLTLWVGIGAQLYPPTADKTLPLSLTTVGCNKTVDLNSTTASPWTSPATLTPQPDYRPPIADSWYSLSYVYFSLFGMLTTMVSGLILSIVTGGCKQKKMNSDLFVRRSDLICFSGCNNSKASDEMEKAPTDLHMGVDNKAFTAMDVMKVSEYATKL, from the exons ATGGTTGGAACAGGTGGCCCAGTGGCCACTTTCTCTATTTGGGATTATGTGGTGTTTGCTGGAACGATTCTGGGAGCAGCCAGCATTGGCCTTTTCCAAGCCATCCGGAGTCGGAAGGAGACTAGCAGTGCAGAGTTTTTGTTAGGTGGACGACAAATGACAGCTGTGCCAGTCGCCATGTCCCTGACAGCCAGCTTCATGTCTGGCATCACAGTCATTGGCACCCCTGCAGAGGCATACCGCTTTGGTATTGCCTTCTGGACCTTTGGTTTTTCTTATGCCATCATGTCTGTCATCACTGCTGAATTATTTGTACCGCTTTTCTACCGACTGGGGATCACCAGTGCCTATGAG tacCTGGAACACCGCTTTAATCGGATAATCCGGCTGATCGGAACATCCATGTACATTGTGCAGACG GCTCTCTACACGGGCTTAGTTATTTATGCTCCAGCTCTTGCACTAAACCAAA TTACCGGGCTGGATCTCTGGGGAGTGCTGGTGGCAACAGGGGTAGTGTGCATCATCTATTGTACTCtg GGTGGCCTGAAAGCAGTTATCTGGACAGACGTACTGCAGATGGTGATCATGCTGGCAGGATTTGTAGCTGTAATAGCAAGAGGAGCTGTAATACAAGGAGGTCTATCAACAATTTGGGAAGATGCTGCAAAAGGAGGCCGACTGGTAGCTTTTGA CTTTGACCCAGATCCTCTCAAGCGGCACACTTTCTGGACTATAGTGATTGGTGGTAGCATAATGTGGGTGTCTATATACTCAATTAACCAGTCCCAGGTGCAGCGCTATATCTCCTGCAAAACCTTGGGACAAGCCAAGTT GTCTCTGTATATCAACATGGTTGGTTTATGGGCAACAGTAAGTCTTGCTATGTTCTCTGGTCTTACAATGTACTCCATTTACAAGAACTGTGACCCACTTTCAAATGGGGATATAGGTACTTCTGACCAG CTGCTGCCATACCTTGTGATGGATATTCTGGCAGTCTATCCTGGAATTCCAGGCCTGTTCGTGGCTGCAGCTTACAGCGGTACCCTCAG CACGGTGTCCTCCAGTATTAATGCTCTTGTTGCTGTCACTGTGGAAGACTTCATTTTTCCGTTCTACAAAGATTTCACACATAAACAAGTTACCTGGATGAACATGGGCCTGA GTGTGTTTTTTGGAGGCCTGTGTATTGGAATGGCTGGAGTTGCTTCAGCAATGGGAAGTGTTCTGCAG gcAGCTCTGTCCATATTTGGCATGATCAGTGGACCTCTTCTTGGTCTCTATCTATTAGGCATGCTTTTCCGCACAACAAACTCAACA GGAGGACTGGGAGGATTGATCACTGGTCTGGTGTTAACTTTGTGGGTGGGAATTGGAGCTCAGCTTTACCCTCCAACAGCTGATAAGACACTTCCCCTTTCCCTCACTACTGTTGGCTGCAATAAAACAGTGGACCTAAACAGCACAACAGCATCTCCATGGACCAGCCCAGCAACTCTGACTCCACAACCAGA TTACAGGCCTCCTATAGCAGACTCCTGGTATTCTCTGTCCTATGtctacttttctctttttggcaTGCTGACCACAATGGTGTCTGGCCTGATCTTGAGCATAGTCACTG GTGGATGCAAGCAAAAGAAGATGAACTCTGATCTCTTTGTGAGGAGGAGTGACTTGATATGCTTCAGTGGTTGCAACAATTCAAAG GCATCTgatgaaatggaaaaagctCCAACAGACCTTCACATGGGAGTTGACAACAAAGCATTTACGGCAATGGATGTAATGAAAGTTTCTGAATATGCCACAAAACTATAA
- the slc25a55a gene encoding solute carrier family 25 member 55a isoform X2, translating to MEANINGAAVNLTLVTPEKAIKLAANDLFRHHLSKDGKGLTVFKEMLAGCGAGMCQVIVTTPMEMLKIQLQDAGRIAAQQQKPVMMSPTKLVVTNTVLSRSYNSGPVMSAPRAVSATQIAKELLQKQGIQGLYKGLGATLMRDVPFSIVYFPLFANLNRLGKPSPAESSPFYWAFLSGCVAGSTAAVIVNPCDVVKTRLQSLNKGSSEESYNGVMDCVSKIMRKEGPSAFLKGAVCRALVIAPLFGIAQVMYFVGVGEYILDNYSPSFLSV from the exons ATGGAGGCAAATATTAATG GGGCAGCAGTAAACTTGACTTTGGTTACCCCTGAGAAGGCCATCAAGCTGGCAGCTAATGACCTCTTCCGCCATCACCTTTCCAAGGACGG AAAAGGCTTAACGGTATTCAAAGAAATGCTAGCAGGGTGTGGTGCAGGCATGTGCCAAGTTATTGTTACTACCCCTATGGAAATGCTCAAAATCCAGCTACAGGATGCGGGCAGAATTG CGGCCCAACAACAGAAACCAGTGATGATGTCTCCCACAAAGCTGGTGGTGACAAACACGGTGCTGAGCCGCTCGTACAACTCCGGCCCTGTGATGTCTGCACCAAGAGCCGTGTCAGCAACACAGATTGCGAAGGAACTCCTGCAAAAACAGGGCATCCAGGGCCTGTATAAGGGTCTGGGGGCAACACTGATGAG GGATGTACCTTTTTCTATTGTCTACTTCCCATTGTTTGCCAATCTGAACCGACTGGGCAAACCCAGCCCTGCAGAGTCATCGCCCTTCTACTGGGCCTTCTTGTCAGGGTGTGTTGCAGGATCTACTGCTGCAGTTATAGTCAACCCTTGTGATG TGGTGAAGACCAGACTGCAGTCCCTGAACAAAGGCTCTAGTGAGGAGAGCTACAATGGAGTTATGGATTGTGTGAG TAAAATTATGAGGAAGGAGGGGCCATCCGCCTTCCTGAAGGGGGCAGTCTGCCGTGCTCTGGTCATTGCACCTCTGTTTGGAATTGCACAGGTCATGTATTTTGTTGGTGTTGGTGAATATATCCTGGACAACTATTCTCCAAGTTTCCTGTCTGTCTGA
- the tshba gene encoding thyroid stimulating hormone subunit beta a, translating to METSAFSCWVLFLLIYPVVPMCLPTEFTLFVEKPECDYCVAINTTICMGVCFTRDSNMRDIFRSRFAVQRSCNYDKVEYRTVILPGCAIDSNPAYTYPVAISCHCGACRTDRDECTLRFNRYDANCAKPVRRVYPYPGQSNYVIPF from the exons ATGGAGACATCAGCATTCAGCTGCTGGGttctttttctgctgatttatcCAGTTGTTCCCATGTGTCTTCCCACAGAGTTCACATTGTTCGTGGAAAAGCCAGAATGTGACTATTGTGTGGCAATCAACACTACTATCTGCATGGGAGTTTGCTTCACAAGG GACAGCAACATGAGGGATATTTTCCGCTCACGCTTTGCTGTTCAGAGAAGCTGCAACTATGATAAGGTGGAATATCGCACAGTCATTCTGCCTGGCTGTGCTATCGACTCCAACCCTGCTTATACCTACCCAGTAGCTATCAGCTGCCACTGTGGTGCCTGCAGAACTGACAGGGATGAATGCACACTCAGATTCAACAGATACgatgctaactgtgctaaacCAGTCAGGCGCGTTTATCCTTATCCTGGTCAAAGCAACTATGTGATCCCATTTTAA
- the si:ch211-105j21.9 gene encoding sialomucin core protein 24-like encodes METIVAPLVYFLLALSFKMAHTDNQNVTFTTPPNLGLNLTEFTVASTSLNSTVTPTTLLNSTKDTAEYTSTKHGNNTFSTTVAATENTSQHQTSQSATLTSPTGNGSLNTTTPTVQSPTLTITTQTIHTMDTTFDATLGSTVNSPHSMTTSTVSVNATEGLRLNISERNMTIIFSGMLGLFALTIVMIMFYKCKHKFQYLHQPLDTTDGTDGFVLDDDNLVISGGLYDAHPIYDNVPPTSAEPS; translated from the exons ATGGAAACTATTGTGGCACCCCTGGTTTATTTCCTCCTGgcactttcttttaaaatggcACACACGGACAACCAGAATGTAACCTTCACAACTCCTCCAAACCTTGGCTTAAACCTGACAGAATTCACTGTAGCATCAACTTCACTTAACTCTACTGTAACTCCAACTACTCTCTTAAACTCAACCAAGGACACAGCCGAATATACCAGCACAAAGCATGGCAATAATACCTTCTCTACTACAGTGGCTGCAACTGAAAACACAAGTCAACATCAAACCTCTCAGTCAGCTACCTTGACTTCACCAACAGGCAATGGATCACTAAACACCACTACACCAACCGTACAATCGCCTACACTTACAATAACCACACAAACCATCCATACCATGGATACTACATTTGATGCAACACTAGGTTCAACTGTAAACTCACCTCACAGCATGACTACTTCTACAGTTTCAGTGAATGCTACAGAAG GTTTGAGACTTAACATATCAGAGAGAAATATGACAATAATCTTCAGTGGCATGCTTGGGCTCTTTGCTTTGACAATAGTTATGATcatgttttacaaatgcaaacacaaattCCAGTACTTGCATCAACCTCTTGACACCACAGATGGCACAG ATGGATTTGTGCTCGATGATGACAACCTTGTTATTTCTGGAGGACTTTATGATGCCCATCCAATCTACGACAATGTACCACCCACTTCTGCAGAACCGTCATGA
- the slc25a55a gene encoding solute carrier family 25 member 55a isoform X1 translates to MSQQQISLPAKLINGGIAGIVGVTCVFPVDLAKTRLQNQRSGQQVYKSMMDCLVKTIRSEGYFGMYRGAAVNLTLVTPEKAIKLAANDLFRHHLSKDGKGLTVFKEMLAGCGAGMCQVIVTTPMEMLKIQLQDAGRIAAQQQKPVMMSPTKLVVTNTVLSRSYNSGPVMSAPRAVSATQIAKELLQKQGIQGLYKGLGATLMRDVPFSIVYFPLFANLNRLGKPSPAESSPFYWAFLSGCVAGSTAAVIVNPCDVVKTRLQSLNKGSSEESYNGVMDCVSKIMRKEGPSAFLKGAVCRALVIAPLFGIAQVMYFVGVGEYILDNYSPSFLSV, encoded by the exons ATGTCTCAGCAGCAGATCAG CCTCCCTGCCAAACTCATTAATGGCGGTATTGCCGGCATTGTTGGGGTTACATGTGTCTTCCCCGTTGACTTGGCTAAGACCAGGTTACAGAACCAAAGAAGTGGGCAGCAAGTCTACAAGAGCAT GATGGACTGCCTTGTCAAAACTATTCGATCAGAGGGATACTTTGGAATGTACAGAG GGGCAGCAGTAAACTTGACTTTGGTTACCCCTGAGAAGGCCATCAAGCTGGCAGCTAATGACCTCTTCCGCCATCACCTTTCCAAGGACGG AAAAGGCTTAACGGTATTCAAAGAAATGCTAGCAGGGTGTGGTGCAGGCATGTGCCAAGTTATTGTTACTACCCCTATGGAAATGCTCAAAATCCAGCTACAGGATGCGGGCAGAATTG CGGCCCAACAACAGAAACCAGTGATGATGTCTCCCACAAAGCTGGTGGTGACAAACACGGTGCTGAGCCGCTCGTACAACTCCGGCCCTGTGATGTCTGCACCAAGAGCCGTGTCAGCAACACAGATTGCGAAGGAACTCCTGCAAAAACAGGGCATCCAGGGCCTGTATAAGGGTCTGGGGGCAACACTGATGAG GGATGTACCTTTTTCTATTGTCTACTTCCCATTGTTTGCCAATCTGAACCGACTGGGCAAACCCAGCCCTGCAGAGTCATCGCCCTTCTACTGGGCCTTCTTGTCAGGGTGTGTTGCAGGATCTACTGCTGCAGTTATAGTCAACCCTTGTGATG TGGTGAAGACCAGACTGCAGTCCCTGAACAAAGGCTCTAGTGAGGAGAGCTACAATGGAGTTATGGATTGTGTGAG TAAAATTATGAGGAAGGAGGGGCCATCCGCCTTCCTGAAGGGGGCAGTCTGCCGTGCTCTGGTCATTGCACCTCTGTTTGGAATTGCACAGGTCATGTATTTTGTTGGTGTTGGTGAATATATCCTGGACAACTATTCTCCAAGTTTCCTGTCTGTCTGA